A genome region from Brooklawnia propionicigenes includes the following:
- the ffh gene encoding signal recognition particle protein translates to MFDTLQDRLAATFKSLRSKGRLTDADIDATAREIRIALLEADVNLSVVKEFVSRIKERASGAELSRALNPSQQIIKIVNDELVSILGGETRLLRYAKQPPTIIMLAGLQGAGKTTLAGKLGAWLKEQGHSPLLVAADLQRPQAVEQLRVMAERAKAGIYAPQPGNGVGDPIQVAQNSIDYAKHHLFDVVIIDTAGRLGVDTEMMRQAQMIKALTKPDETLFVVDAMIGQDAVNTALAFEQGVGIDGVVLTKLDGDARGGAALSIARVIGKPIMFASNGEKLTDFDIFHPDRMASRILGMGDMLTLIEQAEKAFDAEESAKAAEKLMGGGGQFGLDDFLAQMQQIRKMGPLSKVFGMLPGASNMKAISEIDEKQVDRVEAIIRSMTPAERADVGILNGSRRARIARGAGVEVRDVNELVNRFVEARKMMQSMGQMMPGMPGMGGGRRQPPRQQAKKGKGGKKVSGNPAKRAAEAKAKADPALRAPSVPEALPTQAETQAAMKDFSLPPELQQMLNQQNKGPR, encoded by the coding sequence GTGTTCGACACCCTTCAAGATCGCCTTGCCGCGACCTTCAAGTCACTTCGTAGCAAGGGTCGGCTCACCGATGCCGACATCGACGCCACCGCCCGGGAGATCCGCATCGCGCTGCTCGAAGCCGATGTCAATCTCTCGGTGGTCAAGGAGTTCGTCTCACGCATCAAGGAGCGTGCGAGCGGAGCAGAACTGTCGCGGGCGCTCAACCCGAGCCAGCAGATCATCAAGATCGTCAATGACGAACTCGTCTCCATCCTCGGCGGCGAGACCCGGCTGCTGCGTTACGCCAAGCAGCCGCCAACGATCATCATGCTCGCAGGCCTCCAGGGCGCCGGCAAGACCACGCTGGCCGGCAAGCTGGGTGCTTGGCTGAAGGAGCAGGGCCATTCGCCGCTGCTGGTGGCCGCCGACCTGCAGCGCCCGCAGGCCGTCGAGCAGTTGCGGGTGATGGCAGAGCGGGCCAAGGCCGGCATCTACGCTCCCCAGCCCGGCAATGGTGTCGGCGATCCGATCCAGGTCGCCCAGAACTCCATCGACTATGCCAAGCATCACCTATTCGACGTCGTGATCATCGACACCGCCGGTCGGCTGGGTGTGGACACCGAGATGATGCGCCAGGCGCAGATGATCAAGGCGCTCACCAAGCCGGACGAGACCCTGTTCGTGGTGGACGCAATGATCGGCCAGGACGCGGTCAACACCGCGCTGGCATTCGAGCAGGGCGTCGGCATCGACGGTGTGGTGCTCACCAAGCTGGACGGCGATGCGCGTGGTGGCGCGGCGCTGTCGATCGCCCGGGTGATCGGCAAGCCGATCATGTTCGCCTCCAATGGTGAGAAGCTCACCGACTTCGACATCTTCCATCCCGACCGGATGGCCAGCCGCATCCTCGGCATGGGCGACATGCTCACCCTCATCGAGCAGGCCGAGAAGGCCTTCGATGCGGAGGAGTCGGCGAAGGCCGCCGAGAAGCTGATGGGCGGGGGCGGCCAGTTCGGGCTGGACGATTTCCTCGCGCAGATGCAACAGATTCGCAAGATGGGCCCGCTGTCCAAGGTCTTCGGCATGTTGCCCGGCGCCTCCAACATGAAGGCGATCTCCGAGATCGACGAGAAGCAGGTCGATCGGGTCGAGGCGATCATCCGGTCGATGACGCCTGCCGAGCGCGCCGACGTGGGCATCCTCAATGGTTCGCGGCGCGCGCGTATTGCCCGAGGCGCCGGCGTTGAGGTACGCGACGTCAACGAGCTGGTGAACCGGTTCGTCGAGGCTCGCAAGATGATGCAGTCGATGGGCCAGATGATGCCGGGCATGCCCGGCATGGGCGGTGGCCGCCGGCAGCCACCCAGGCAGCAGGCGAAGAAGGGGAAGGGCGGCAAGAAGGTCTCGGGCAATCCCGCCAAGCGGGCTGCGGAGGCGAAGGCCAAGGCCGACCCGGCCTTGCGTGCCCCGTCGGTGCCGGAGGCACTGCCTACTCAGGCCGAGACTCAGGCCGCCATGAAGGATTTCTCGCTGCCTCCGGAGCTGCAGCAGATGCTCAACCAGCAGAACAAGGGGCCGCGCTGA
- the ftsY gene encoding signal recognition particle-docking protein FtsY, giving the protein MEWIPWTVIIGVLLVAAIAGLSIVISKKRAEARGELPKKEAPAVEGVASAELVETAPPVEVEAVEAEVVEPQIAAPLEETALVEPIAPVVPEIEEPEKAASRLARLRRKLADSNNALARALADLLSSDRIDDETWDDFETTLITSDLGVGPTGELVGALRQQLRIDGIADPEQAKDLLRSELIKLVNPDLDRTLKLEHADGAPAVLLVVGVNGTGKTTTVGKLGRMLVAEDKTVLFGAADTFRAAAAEQLTTWGERVGVETIRSDEGADPASVAFNAVEEGINRGVDVVLVDTAGRLHTKVGLMDELGKVKRVIEKKAPVNEVLLVLDATTGQNGLTQARIFAEVVDVTGIVLTKLDGSAKGGIVVQVQRELGVPVKFIGLGEGADDLAPFDAEQFVDGLLGN; this is encoded by the coding sequence GTGGAATGGATTCCCTGGACAGTCATTATCGGTGTTCTCCTGGTAGCCGCCATCGCGGGGCTGTCGATCGTCATCAGCAAGAAGCGGGCCGAGGCACGCGGTGAGCTGCCCAAGAAGGAGGCCCCGGCCGTCGAGGGAGTCGCCTCGGCCGAACTGGTCGAGACCGCTCCGCCTGTCGAGGTCGAGGCCGTTGAGGCCGAGGTCGTCGAACCTCAGATCGCGGCTCCCCTCGAGGAGACGGCGCTTGTCGAACCGATCGCGCCGGTCGTCCCCGAGATCGAAGAGCCGGAGAAGGCAGCATCTCGCCTTGCGAGATTGCGTCGCAAGCTGGCCGACAGCAACAACGCCCTGGCTCGGGCGCTTGCCGATCTGCTGTCGAGCGACCGCATCGACGACGAGACCTGGGACGATTTCGAAACTACGCTGATCACCTCCGATCTCGGTGTGGGCCCGACCGGTGAACTGGTCGGCGCGCTTCGCCAGCAGCTGCGCATCGATGGGATAGCCGATCCTGAGCAAGCCAAAGACTTGTTGCGCAGCGAGCTGATCAAGCTTGTCAATCCGGATCTGGACCGCACTCTCAAGCTGGAGCATGCTGACGGTGCGCCCGCGGTGCTGCTGGTGGTCGGCGTCAATGGCACCGGCAAGACCACGACCGTTGGCAAGCTAGGGCGGATGCTGGTGGCCGAGGACAAAACGGTGCTGTTCGGTGCGGCCGATACCTTCCGCGCTGCCGCCGCCGAGCAGCTGACCACCTGGGGCGAGCGCGTCGGGGTTGAGACCATTCGTTCGGACGAGGGCGCGGATCCGGCGTCGGTGGCGTTCAACGCTGTCGAGGAGGGCATCAATCGGGGTGTCGATGTGGTGCTGGTCGATACCGCTGGTCGGCTGCACACCAAGGTTGGCCTGATGGACGAGCTGGGCAAGGTCAAGCGTGTCATCGAGAAAAAGGCCCCGGTCAACGAGGTGCTTCTCGTGCTGGACGCCACCACCGGCCAGAACGGTCTCACCCAGGCCCGCATCTTTGCCGAGGTGGTCGACGTCACCGGCATCGTGTTGACCAAACTCGACGGTTCGGCCAAGGGTGGCATCGTCGTCCAGGTACAGCGCGAACTCGGCGTGCCGGTGAAGTTCATCGGACTGGGGGAGGGCGCCGACGATCTGGCCCCCTTCGACGCCGAACAGTTCGTTGACGGCCTGCTCGGTAACTGA
- the smc gene encoding chromosome segregation protein SMC: MYLKGLTLKGFKSFASATSLNFEPGITAIVGPNGSGKSNVVDALAWVMGEQGAKSLRGAKMEDVIFAGTSGRAPLGRAEVSLTIDNTDGVLPIDYTEVTISRTLFRSGGSEYAINGHAARLLDVQELLSDTGMGREMHVIVGQGQLDQILQATPEARRGFIEEAAGVLKHRRRKDKAVRKLESTQANLARLTDLIAEIRRQLKPLGRQAAVARKAATVQAELRDAKARLLADDLTQARLALAGDQAAELELQARKQAAEAQLAAAHEAERAAELALDELKPRLAQAQENWYALAALAERVTSTQQVAAERMRHGDAQPATTSGRDPDALEQEAVKIGEQEAELVEQVAAAEQVLAAATSRREEAELAEAAEARSYAAQLRAVADRREGLARLTGQVNSLQSRLQTLGEEEARLQARLAEALARAEDAEHQYALLEMRLGGVSDGELGLDERYESAAAAQAAVSEEISALRSREQDAERLCATLAARIDALKLGLQRRDASGALLAGELADGLLGSLSGMVKVDPAWQQAVSAALGTATEALVVTDLVTALDTFDRLKTEDLGRAGLLLGDAPGQNPAEWPELPDGIGWAVDAIQADPRIVPGLWQLLDKVALVPDLEAARALVSALPQVRAATAEGDLVTSWFASGGSSAQPSVIEVQARIDEAQTQFDAARHETEQIRFALSAANERLRQAEQQTAIAAEQLNESDAQMSALTEQLSTLGQAGRGARADAARLQAAIEQAGRNQASNREKLAELEDRLAAAGSEHDLAEPDAAQRDRLAGLARQARETEMQARLALRTAEERARSLAGRADSLHRAAQAERLARQQAQARADQLRREAAAAGAVFQGAQWLAARVQLAKAAAGAERQAVEVARQEAEAALGHHRAAARASAKQLETLVEGEHRDQMARIELTMQLERLTERALTELGLEADVLVDEYGPDQLIPVLVNPDGSAIDPEDDDLPEPVPFVRAKQEARLRAAQRNLDALGKVNPLALEEFEAMNERHQFLAEQLDDLKKTRKDLLDIIDQVDKRVQEVFAAAYDDVAKTFSEVFSRLFPGGEGRLVLTDPSDMLATGIEVEARPAGKKIRRLSLLSGGERSLVAVGFLISLFIARPSPFYILDEVEAALDDINLSRLLSIYEELRENSQLLVITHQKRTMEIADALYGVTMRGDGVSTVISQRLSER; this comes from the coding sequence GTGTACCTCAAGGGCCTGACTCTGAAGGGATTCAAGTCGTTCGCCTCGGCGACGAGCCTGAACTTCGAGCCCGGCATCACCGCCATCGTGGGGCCCAACGGTTCGGGAAAATCGAATGTGGTGGACGCGCTGGCCTGGGTCATGGGCGAGCAGGGCGCCAAGTCGTTGCGTGGCGCAAAGATGGAGGACGTCATCTTCGCGGGCACCTCCGGACGCGCACCCCTCGGCCGCGCCGAAGTGTCGCTGACAATCGACAACACCGACGGTGTACTGCCGATCGACTACACCGAGGTCACTATCAGCCGCACACTTTTCCGCAGCGGCGGTTCCGAGTACGCAATAAACGGCCACGCCGCGAGACTGCTGGACGTCCAGGAGCTGCTCAGCGACACGGGCATGGGCCGGGAGATGCACGTCATCGTCGGGCAGGGCCAACTCGACCAGATCTTGCAGGCCACCCCCGAAGCCCGCCGCGGATTCATCGAAGAGGCCGCCGGCGTGCTCAAACACCGTCGCCGCAAGGACAAAGCCGTCCGCAAGCTCGAATCGACCCAGGCCAACCTGGCCAGGCTCACCGATCTGATCGCCGAAATCCGCCGTCAGCTCAAACCGCTGGGACGCCAGGCGGCGGTTGCCCGCAAGGCCGCCACCGTCCAAGCCGAACTCCGCGACGCCAAGGCCAGACTGCTGGCCGACGACCTCACCCAGGCACGCCTGGCGCTGGCCGGCGATCAGGCAGCCGAACTCGAGTTGCAGGCCCGCAAGCAGGCAGCCGAGGCACAGCTGGCAGCTGCGCACGAAGCCGAACGGGCTGCGGAGCTGGCACTCGACGAACTCAAGCCCAGGCTCGCACAGGCTCAGGAGAACTGGTATGCGCTGGCCGCACTGGCCGAACGAGTGACCAGCACGCAGCAGGTCGCTGCCGAACGGATGCGGCACGGCGACGCCCAGCCGGCCACGACCAGTGGACGAGATCCCGACGCGCTCGAACAAGAGGCTGTCAAGATCGGCGAACAAGAGGCCGAACTGGTCGAGCAGGTGGCGGCAGCCGAGCAGGTACTGGCAGCGGCCACCAGCCGCCGCGAGGAGGCTGAGCTAGCCGAAGCCGCTGAGGCTCGCAGCTATGCAGCGCAATTGCGGGCGGTCGCCGACCGCCGCGAGGGCCTGGCCAGACTCACCGGGCAGGTCAACTCGCTGCAGTCCCGGCTGCAGACCCTCGGTGAAGAGGAGGCGCGGCTGCAGGCGCGGCTCGCCGAGGCCCTCGCTCGCGCAGAGGATGCCGAACACCAGTACGCCCTCCTGGAGATGCGTCTTGGCGGGGTGAGCGACGGCGAACTTGGTCTGGACGAACGATACGAATCGGCGGCTGCCGCCCAGGCGGCGGTGAGCGAGGAGATCTCGGCGTTGCGCAGCCGCGAGCAGGACGCGGAACGGTTGTGTGCCACGCTGGCCGCTCGTATCGACGCCCTGAAGCTGGGCCTGCAGCGCCGTGATGCGTCCGGCGCGCTGCTCGCAGGAGAGCTGGCGGATGGTTTGCTCGGCTCGTTGTCGGGCATGGTCAAGGTCGATCCCGCCTGGCAGCAGGCTGTCTCGGCTGCGCTGGGGACGGCGACCGAGGCGCTGGTGGTGACCGATCTGGTCACGGCTCTCGACACGTTCGACCGGCTGAAGACCGAAGACCTCGGCCGGGCGGGCCTGCTGCTCGGCGATGCCCCTGGCCAGAACCCTGCAGAATGGCCTGAGCTGCCCGACGGGATCGGCTGGGCGGTTGATGCGATCCAGGCTGATCCCCGGATCGTGCCCGGACTGTGGCAGTTGCTCGACAAAGTGGCGCTGGTGCCCGATCTGGAGGCGGCCCGGGCGCTGGTGAGTGCGCTTCCGCAGGTGCGGGCTGCTACCGCCGAGGGCGATCTGGTGACATCGTGGTTCGCCAGTGGTGGGTCGAGCGCGCAACCCTCGGTGATCGAGGTACAGGCCCGTATCGACGAAGCCCAGACCCAGTTCGACGCGGCCCGCCACGAGACCGAACAGATTCGGTTTGCGCTGTCTGCCGCGAATGAACGCCTGCGGCAGGCCGAGCAGCAGACCGCAATCGCTGCTGAGCAGCTGAATGAATCGGACGCTCAGATGTCGGCGTTGACCGAACAGCTGAGCACGCTGGGGCAGGCCGGGCGTGGCGCGCGTGCTGACGCTGCCAGGTTGCAGGCCGCGATCGAGCAGGCCGGACGTAATCAGGCGTCCAATCGGGAGAAACTGGCCGAACTCGAAGACCGGCTGGCTGCCGCCGGTAGCGAGCACGATCTGGCCGAGCCGGACGCCGCACAGCGTGATCGGCTGGCGGGCCTCGCCCGTCAGGCCCGCGAGACCGAGATGCAAGCCAGGCTGGCCTTGCGCACGGCCGAGGAGCGGGCCCGCTCGCTGGCCGGACGTGCAGACTCCCTGCACCGCGCCGCGCAGGCCGAGCGCTTGGCCAGGCAGCAGGCCCAGGCCAGAGCTGATCAGCTTCGGCGCGAAGCCGCCGCCGCCGGCGCCGTCTTCCAGGGCGCGCAGTGGCTGGCGGCCCGGGTCCAGCTGGCCAAGGCTGCTGCCGGTGCCGAACGGCAGGCGGTTGAGGTGGCACGACAGGAGGCTGAGGCCGCGCTCGGCCATCACCGCGCCGCCGCCCGCGCCAGCGCGAAGCAACTCGAAACGCTGGTTGAAGGCGAGCACCGCGATCAGATGGCCCGCATCGAACTCACCATGCAGCTGGAACGTCTCACCGAGCGTGCGCTCACCGAACTCGGTCTGGAGGCTGACGTGCTGGTCGACGAGTACGGTCCCGATCAGCTGATTCCGGTGCTGGTCAACCCGGACGGCAGCGCAATCGACCCCGAGGACGACGATCTTCCCGAACCGGTGCCCTTCGTCCGGGCGAAGCAGGAAGCCCGGCTGCGGGCAGCACAACGCAACCTGGATGCGCTCGGCAAGGTCAATCCGCTGGCACTCGAAGAGTTCGAGGCGATGAACGAACGTCACCAGTTCCTTGCCGAGCAGCTGGACGACTTGAAGAAGACACGCAAAGACCTGCTCGACATCATCGACCAGGTCGACAAGCGGGTTCAGGAGGTGTTCGCGGCGGCCTACGACGATGTGGCCAAGACCTTCTCCGAAGTCTTCAGTAGGCTTTTTCCCGGTGGCGAGGGACGCCTGGTGCTGACCGATCCGTCCGACATGCTCGCTACCGGTATCGAGGTCGAAGCTCGCCCGGCAGGCAAGAAGATCCGGCGGCTATCCCTGCTGTCCGGCGGCGAACGCTCACTGGTGGCCGTCGGGTTCCTGATCAGCTTGTTCATCGCGCGACCGAGCCCGTTCTACATCCTCGATGAGGTCGAGGCCGCGCTCGACGACATCAACCTGAGCCGCCTGCTGTCGATCTACGAAGAGCTCCGGGAGAACTCGCAGTTACTGGTGATCACTCATCAGAAACGCACGATGGAGATCGCCGACGCGCTCTACGGTGTCACGATGCGCGGTGATGGAGTATCCACGGTGATCTCCCAGCGGCTCAGCGAACGCTGA
- a CDS encoding GtrA family protein, with the protein MSEEPQPSRSRLLSTAVQFIKFGIVGGSGIVVNLIVTYIMTQLHGGVGNDNAVIIDLPGRFAFRFTVLVWIVAFIVANTWNFQLNRSWTFKRAQTRSWWAEFWPFFLVGAVAAAIGALIKVALTNPTSPVYLPSPIFNDHEGLRARAYWAQLFTIVLTMPINYLINKVWTFRAVKDAKPEPASEPSEHEVV; encoded by the coding sequence ATGAGCGAAGAACCCCAACCCTCGCGGTCACGATTGCTGTCCACCGCGGTCCAGTTCATCAAGTTCGGCATCGTCGGCGGATCCGGCATCGTGGTGAACCTCATCGTGACGTACATCATGACCCAGCTCCACGGGGGTGTCGGCAACGACAACGCTGTCATCATCGACCTGCCCGGACGGTTCGCGTTCCGTTTCACCGTCTTGGTGTGGATCGTCGCTTTCATCGTGGCCAACACCTGGAACTTCCAACTCAACCGCTCGTGGACGTTCAAGCGGGCCCAGACGCGTAGTTGGTGGGCAGAGTTCTGGCCGTTCTTCCTGGTCGGCGCGGTCGCGGCCGCGATCGGTGCGCTGATCAAGGTGGCGCTCACCAACCCCACATCGCCGGTCTACCTGCCCAGCCCGATCTTCAATGACCACGAAGGCTTGCGCGCCCGTGCTTACTGGGCGCAGCTGTTCACTATTGTGCTCACCATGCCCATCAACTACCTGATCAACAAGGTATGGACCTTCCGGGCGGTCAAGGACGCCAAACCGGAGCCCGCGTCCGAGCCCTCGGAACACGAGGTCGTGTGA
- the mutM gene encoding bifunctional DNA-formamidopyrimidine glycosylase/DNA-(apurinic or apyrimidinic site) lyase, with product MPELPEVEVVRAGLASSVGGRTIGAVRVLHPRPVRYHLSGPDAFASDLVGRRVGVARRRGKYLWLPLDDTDALLVHLGMSGQFRIDDADAPLLPNTRVLFDFTDGGPQLRFVDQRMFGGLQLAPGGAELPRQIQHIALDPFDDGFDPDRVAAFLRARRSTVKRALLDQTMVSGVGNIYADESLWRARLHYNRATEGLSQRKAVELLNAAKLVMLESLDQGGTSFDALYVHVNGNSGYFSRSLQVYGRAGQPCPRCATTIIREPFMSRSSYRCPRCQRRPPMSSAEHAR from the coding sequence ATGCCTGAACTGCCCGAAGTCGAGGTGGTCCGCGCCGGGCTCGCCTCATCGGTCGGCGGCCGCACGATCGGTGCGGTGCGTGTTCTGCACCCCAGGCCGGTGCGCTATCACCTGTCCGGTCCGGACGCCTTCGCCTCCGATCTTGTTGGACGCCGGGTCGGTGTTGCCCGTCGCCGCGGGAAGTACCTCTGGCTGCCCTTGGACGACACCGATGCGCTGCTCGTCCATCTGGGCATGAGCGGCCAGTTCCGCATCGACGATGCGGACGCACCGCTGCTGCCCAATACACGGGTGCTGTTCGACTTCACCGACGGTGGTCCGCAACTCCGATTCGTCGACCAGCGCATGTTCGGCGGGTTGCAGCTCGCGCCGGGCGGCGCCGAGCTGCCGCGGCAGATCCAGCACATCGCCCTCGATCCGTTCGATGACGGTTTCGATCCCGACCGGGTTGCGGCGTTCCTGCGAGCGCGCCGCAGCACGGTGAAGCGGGCGCTGCTCGACCAAACCATGGTCAGCGGCGTCGGCAATATCTACGCGGACGAATCGCTGTGGCGTGCCCGGCTGCACTACAACCGTGCGACCGAGGGTCTCAGCCAGCGCAAAGCCGTCGAGCTACTGAACGCCGCCAAGCTCGTCATGCTCGAATCCCTCGACCAGGGCGGCACCAGCTTCGACGCCCTCTACGTCCATGTCAACGGGAACTCCGGCTACTTCAGCCGCAGTCTCCAGGTCTACGGCCGCGCCGGCCAGCCCTGCCCCCGCTGCGCTACGACCATCATCCGGGAGCCGTTCATGAGCCGGTCGAGCTATCGCTGCCCGCGGTGTCAGCGGCGTCCACCCATGTCATCTGCCGAACACGCGCGATAG
- the rnc gene encoding ribonuclease III, giving the protein MRADNGGSAASLPFLSLIEELDVPLDADLLDLALTHRSYAYEHGQIPTNERLEFLGDSVLGVIVTEYLYRSYPDHAEGQLAKLRASVVSAVSLAMVARKLNIGPMIKLGKGEISTGGSDKSSILADTTEALIGAVFLSGGREAAERLVHHIFDPLVDHAATLGAGLDWKTSLQEVAASLGLGPTVFDIEESGPDHDKRFAAWAVFGDRRFGPGKGHNKKHAEQEAAAAAYKALTAEPASAGPAGGDA; this is encoded by the coding sequence GTGCGCGCCGATAACGGCGGCAGTGCCGCGTCGCTGCCATTCTTATCGCTGATCGAGGAGCTTGACGTCCCATTGGACGCCGACCTCCTCGATCTTGCGTTGACACACCGCTCGTATGCCTATGAGCACGGCCAGATTCCGACCAATGAGCGTCTGGAGTTCCTCGGCGACTCGGTGCTCGGGGTCATCGTCACCGAGTACCTCTACCGCAGCTATCCCGACCACGCCGAGGGCCAGCTGGCCAAGCTGCGCGCCAGCGTGGTCAGCGCGGTCAGTTTGGCGATGGTCGCCCGCAAGCTGAACATCGGGCCGATGATCAAGCTCGGCAAGGGTGAGATCAGCACCGGCGGTTCGGACAAGAGCTCGATCTTGGCCGACACCACCGAGGCGCTGATCGGGGCCGTTTTCCTCTCCGGTGGCCGTGAGGCGGCCGAGAGGCTGGTCCATCACATCTTCGACCCGTTGGTCGATCACGCTGCCACGCTGGGCGCGGGCCTCGACTGGAAGACCTCGCTGCAAGAAGTCGCCGCGTCCTTGGGACTGGGCCCGACCGTCTTCGACATCGAAGAATCCGGTCCCGACCACGACAAGCGCTTCGCGGCGTGGGCGGTCTTCGGTGATCGCCGCTTCGGGCCCGGCAAGGGCCACAACAAGAAGCACGCCGAGCAGGAGGCAGCCGCCGCCGCCTACAAGGCACTGACGGCCGAACCCGCGTCGGCCGGGCCCGCCGGCGGCGATGCCTGA
- the rpmF gene encoding 50S ribosomal protein L32 — MAVPKRKMSRSNTRSRRSQWKTTAVQTVTCANPACRAQHLPHTACPSCGQYGPRGDRRQVLEG, encoded by the coding sequence GTGGCTGTTCCGAAGCGGAAGATGTCCCGCAGCAACACGCGGTCTCGTCGGTCCCAGTGGAAGACGACCGCGGTGCAGACCGTGACCTGTGCCAACCCGGCCTGCCGTGCGCAGCACCTGCCGCACACCGCCTGCCCGTCGTGCGGCCAGTACGGTCCCCGCGGCGACCGCCGTCAGGTTCTTGAGGGCTGA
- a CDS encoding TlpA family protein disulfide reductase, with protein sequence MSVAAAFAVLAGLIAVSLALAAVLARTRGRGRVVRPSRAGSLPELPIADAELGDTATFVQFGMQSCAPCRATARRIQAFAAENSGVRHIEFDISQHPDLASKLKIVSAPTTFLLDSHGNIRVRISGLPHPDELVHHVESLAPANDTNQPGAVDVHA encoded by the coding sequence ATGTCAGTCGCCGCAGCCTTCGCCGTACTCGCCGGCCTGATCGCCGTGAGCCTGGCGCTCGCCGCCGTGCTCGCCCGCACCAGGGGCCGGGGACGAGTCGTCCGGCCGAGCCGAGCCGGCTCGCTGCCCGAGCTGCCGATCGCCGACGCCGAGCTGGGTGACACTGCAACCTTCGTCCAATTCGGGATGCAGTCCTGCGCACCCTGCCGGGCGACGGCTCGCCGGATCCAGGCATTTGCGGCCGAGAACTCCGGCGTTCGCCACATCGAGTTCGACATCTCACAACATCCCGACCTTGCCAGCAAGCTCAAGATCGTGAGTGCCCCCACCACCTTCCTGCTCGACTCCCACGGGAACATCCGGGTCCGCATCAGCGGACTGCCACACCCGGATGAACTCGTCCACCACGTCGAGTCCCTCGCACCGGCCAATGACACCAACCAGCCAGGAGCCGTCGATGTCCACGCCTGA
- a CDS encoding DUF4395 domain-containing protein: MSTPETAVPTHKPKQIDPRGPRVAAAFTSILLAVTIVVALTGQNVAALILLAVIVVLFALGAAGSPAYPWSLVFTKLIRPRLAPPAQTEDAAPPRFALLVGLIITGIGLIGGLAGIQLAVPIAAGFAFVAAFLNASIGFCLGCEIYGLIVRIRTASSRD, translated from the coding sequence ATGTCCACGCCTGAAACCGCTGTCCCCACCCATAAGCCCAAGCAGATCGATCCGCGCGGGCCACGCGTCGCCGCCGCATTCACCAGCATCCTGCTCGCGGTCACCATCGTGGTGGCCCTCACGGGTCAGAACGTCGCGGCGCTGATCCTGCTCGCCGTGATCGTGGTGCTGTTCGCTCTGGGCGCCGCCGGGTCGCCCGCCTACCCCTGGAGCCTGGTCTTCACGAAGCTCATCCGGCCCCGCCTGGCACCACCGGCCCAGACCGAAGACGCCGCCCCGCCGCGTTTCGCGCTGCTGGTCGGGTTGATCATCACCGGCATCGGACTGATCGGAGGTCTGGCCGGCATCCAGCTGGCCGTTCCGATCGCCGCCGGCTTCGCGTTCGTCGCCGCTTTCCTCAACGCATCCATCGGATTCTGCCTCGGCTGCGAGATCTACGGCCTCATCGTCCGCATCCGAACCGCCTCCTCCCGAGACTGA
- a CDS encoding pyridoxal-phosphate dependent enzyme codes for MPSRLASRTLRPVATLHPLFAAIGNTPLVELSRIGGLPHGVRLFAKAEFMNPGGSIKDRAAAAMVLDGIERGLLRLPSPDEPQQQLPTIIDATSGNTGIALAMIGAALGIGTTLVMPENTSPERKATMRNLGATVIDTACWAAAHPTRCSASACG; via the coding sequence ATGCCCAGCCGCCTCGCGTCCCGAACGCTCAGACCAGTCGCGACCCTGCATCCTCTGTTCGCAGCGATCGGCAACACTCCCCTAGTCGAACTCAGCCGCATCGGCGGGCTGCCTCACGGAGTCCGGCTGTTCGCCAAGGCGGAGTTCATGAACCCGGGCGGGTCGATCAAGGATCGTGCCGCGGCCGCGATGGTGCTGGACGGGATCGAACGCGGTCTGCTGCGTCTGCCCTCGCCCGACGAGCCGCAGCAGCAGCTGCCCACGATCATTGATGCGACCAGCGGGAACACCGGAATCGCGTTGGCCATGATCGGTGCGGCGCTGGGCATCGGCACCACCTTGGTGATGCCCGAGAACACCAGCCCGGAACGCAAGGCGACCATGCGGAACCTCGGGGCGACAGTCATCGACACGGCCTGCTGGGCAGCTGCGCACCCGACACGGTGCTCGGCTTCGGCCTGCGGCTGA